The Rissa tridactyla isolate bRisTri1 chromosome 1, bRisTri1.patW.cur.20221130, whole genome shotgun sequence DNA segment ACAACTCGTGAAGAGGTCAGCTTGCAGTAATACGAGTTTAGCAATGTAACTCCCACACCAAAGGTTTCACATGAAGCTCAAGATTAGGCGCAGGAAAACCAAGGAAAGGAACTGTCACATAAGCTGCAAAAACTGATTTACCACATTCAACCCAAGCACATGCCTGATAAGCCCGTCCACCCTCCCACCACCTGGCAATGCTTCTTCAGTACAATTATTCGTACAGCCATTCATTTATGCTCGTGAAATATGGCTGTAGTTATGTTAGTAAGAAGGACTATCACCACACTCCAGTGCTTCTCAGCTTTAGCACCTGGTCTAACTGAACTCCGGATAGTTATGCAAGTGTACTCActccttttttaaagttttcaccATGAGTTTGGAACCACCCTTGCTCTCACAGGATAGGAGTAAGATAAACAAAAGGGACAGGTAAATGATATTAATGCCTTAGTCATTATTGGTACAGAGTTTGTCTTAACAAATACCGTTCAGTATGCAAGTATAACATGGTTAAAGATACTTTTGCTCACACAAGACTGGGCTGGATGGGGCAGGATTAGGTCCCTGGAATGTTAATACCTTTAATTCCCAGCTGTAGCCAAAGGAAGCTGAAAGCAGTGCCGGATGCAGCCTCCCCCAACTGAGCTAACCAGGGCTTACTTGCTAAGTGAAATACCCATTAGCTGACCAAACCAACAGCCACACTTGCCTTCTGGCTTGTTCTCAGAACgagcacagcctcctcctgacCAAGGAGCAAAGCTGACCTCTCCCCTAGGGCCCCGAATCCCCCTCCCGTGACAGGCTCTCCATACATCTGCACAACCTGGAGCAGGGCGGCAGAGACCTGCCCAGCAAGCAACTACAGACACGCATCAGGCCTCAAAATCGGAGGCTGCCCCCTCATCACCTCCTGGGACCCAACGCATCCTGCCACCGAACAAAGGCACCTGCACGCTTGTTTCCACACAAGTGACTTTGTTAGAGGTTACGCAGCCAACAAAAGCCAGGAGTCAGGGTGCCCTCATGGGCTGCATTAAGCTGTTATTACGCAAAGGTGTTTCCTGCAATTTATCCGTATTCCATCCATTTATAACTAATCAATGTCAGCCTTTAAGTGCCCTCAAGGACTACCGCAGTTTGCTTCCTGGACCAGTTTCCTTCCAGGATCATAAGATAAAACCCAATTACTACATAGCTTATTAGTGTATGACTTGCACAACAGCTGAAGTaacaagtattttcaaaatgcCAGTGCAGGAAGAATTGCCTCTTTTCTGCAAGTCACAGGGCGCATCCAGAACCACATACAGAATTTGAACATATAAACAATTTTTAGTGCCCTAGAAACGTCCCTTGGTTTGTACCATTGAACGGCAATTTGACGCCCAGAGAATTTTAATCACAGCCTTGTGAGATATGCAGAACAACCTCATAAATCTAAGGAGCAGCCTATCACACTTCATCAGCAAAACAAAGCCAGGAATAAGTTTCCCTGTGCTATAAATAAGGAAGCGGGATAAGCAAAAGTATACTTTTCACTACTGGATATTACACCTCTACTGCTGTGtacacatatgcacatacatatgcacacatatatgtatgcacacatatacacacataagCATGCACAACAGACACATCAGTATTGTATCTCCTACTTATGTAAACCCAGGGCACATCTCACCTGTTTCTCTGCTGAATGACCCTCCCCGTTTAAGGGAACTTTTGTCTCATCCTCCCAGCCAGGTGCCCTCTGCACGGCAGGATGATCTTGGACAGCAGAGCCATTTTTACAGTCCATGACCTTCATTTCCCAACCGAGCTGCTGACTTGAGACATGgtgaaagaaaaggcttttttgtgGCATTGGCAGGAACCACGCTGTGCCAAAGGCAATGGATACGCTGGTTAAGGAGATAACGTTCAAGCTGAAGAGGGACCACCCTGCCACGGACACAAGGACCTGCCCGGACACCGAGCCCACTGTGTAGCCCACCAGGGTGGCGCTCCGGCAGTAGCTGGTGACCTTCTGGTACAGGTTGATATCGACGACGCTGTAGATGTAGGAGTAATAAGCAATGTCGGTGGCGGTCCCCATCCCATAGAAGAACTCCAGGAACTGGACAGCCCACAGCCCCTGGGCATACAGCAGCATGAACCAGGTAACGATGAGGCTCAGGCCTTGCAGCAGGATCACGGGCTTGTACCGCAGGTAGTCCGTGGCCAGGAACACCGGGAACAGCAGCGCCAGGTAGCAGTAAGTCCACACCGGGTAAATCTCGTTGAACACCTGGGGGAGGGAAGAGCCAGCGGTAATCCACGCACCGAATGGAAAACACTCGGGCCAAGGGGGCGAGGTGCCCCGGGACGCAGTACCTGGGTCTCGGAGAGGTTTTTGTGCGGCCCCAGCAGGTACCGGGTGAGGAAGGGCTCCGAGGGTCGCACGCTGCAGAAGAAACCGTAGGCGCACAGCAGCCCCGTGGGCAGCGCCCAGCAGcacccgccgcccccgccgccaaCCTGGGAGGAGCGCCGAGTCAGCCGGCCCCCCCACGGCCCCGCCATGCTGCGCCGGGGCCCGGCCGGAGGcgctcccggggccgggccggcgggggaTGGCGACCGCAGGCCCGTCCCGGGTCACCTCCCGCCGCCTCCCGAAAGGCACCTCCAGCCACGGGCCCGCGGGGCTGCTCTTCAAGGCCATTcgccggcgggcgggaggcggggctGCGACCTGCCCTTTGATTGGGTGTGTCCGCCTCCTCCCGGGAAAGCCGGCCCAATGAGGAGCGGGGGGGAGCGTGGGCAGCGGGAGGGCTGCGGCGGGAGCGCAGCACACGTGcgcggagggggcggcgggcgcaGGGCCCGGgagctgcgggcgggcgggcgggacgGAGGAGGTGCGGCGGGGCATTGCCCCGTCCCGCAGTGCCGCCTGGAAATGGGGTTCTCCATTGAGTTTGCGCGCTGTCTTCCTTGCCTGAAGGGCGTGTAGTGGGAGGCCCCTCAAATGAAGGGTCAGCGTGTTTTATgggctatagaatcatagaatggcctaggtcggaagggacctttcagatcatcgagtccaaacattaacctaactctgacaaaaccaccgctaaaccatgtccctcagcaccccgtctacacgtcttttaaatacttcccaTGATGGCGATtccacgacttccctgggcagcctgttagaGTGTTAGATAACCCTTTTGGCAAAGAAATtttcctcccctggcacaacttgatgccgtttcctcttgtcctatctcctgttacttgggagaagagaccaacccccacctcactacagcctccgttcaggtagttgtagagagtgataaggtctcccctcagcctccttttctcccagctccctcagccgctcctcataagacatgttctccagacccctcaccagcttcattgcgcttctctgaacacactccagcacctcaatgtctttcttgtagtgaggggcccaaaactgaacgcagtactcgaggtggggcctcaccagtgctgagtacagggggacgatcacttccctagtcctactcaccacactgttcctgatagaggccaggatgctgctggccttcttggccaccttgggcacgctgctggctgaTATTCAGCCATCAGTCGACCAACACCCGCAGGTCCTTTCCtgacaggcagctttccagccactcttccccaagcctgtagcgctgcatggcattgttgtgacccaagtgcaccTGGCGCAGAGAGCAAGACTGACACCCCTCCTGTGTACTCGCAGCAGCGTGGCAGAGCTCCAGTCACTGCTGAGGTGTCCATTCCCCCCATAGGCTGCTCTCCCCACAGAATTCCCCAATTGCCACTACCCTCGAGGGGCAGGCCCCAGCCTTTCCTGAAAACCATCTTGACAAAGAGATCCTTTACCTGCAGTGCTgtccttatttttaatttcctggccCAAACATATTCAGCTGCTGACCTCTGCCACTTTCTTCCCTCTAGCAAGATAAGAGCTGGAGCCACTTCTGTGGTTTAATAAAAGCTGCACTTTGCTGTCCAGCCAGAAGAAATGttaaacaggaggagaaaataaaactatTACATTCCAAGTAATTATCTAAAGCTTCACTCAGGGCTACTATTCTTAAAGCTTTGCCAATCCTTCTCTAAACTATTTGCTCTTCTGCTACTCAATCTATCCCACGCTGTCTTTCTATCTACCtgctttgcctttccctttccctgtgcTCCACTCCCTTCATCTCCAGCACATTGCTATCACTGTTAGGGCTTCCTACTCTATACCTACCGTTTGTTCTCCAAATGGCCTGATGCACACCTCCCACCTGTGCAATTGTATATTGTGCCTCCTAGCCGGGGTCAGCGCTCAAGGACGCAAAATAAAAGCCCTCAGAAGGCATCTGGCTACACACAGTTGGGTGGGCAAGAATGGGTTCCTCTCAGCCCCAGGACAGATTCCCTGAACCACAGAATTTTATTACTGTCTTCATCATCACAGCTTAATAAACATAGCTACAAAAGCTATAACATTACTCATCTCTCTGTAAAACGCAGCTAAACATTTTGGTCCCCTATTATTTGGCATCAGTGGTTTGCTGCTTTCTGGTAATCTTCTGGGTCTAGCAAAATTTCCTTTCAATTGTTCTCAGGCTGTCGCTCCTCAGCATCTCCACGTTCTCTTTTGTTGGCAGGTTTAttactaaaaaagaagaaaaaaagatgacaatTGCCATTTCACCACACTTCAGCTTGAAGCAAAACTCTAAGTAGAAAGAATCGGCTCCCGTTAATATTGGCACCCATCTCAGCCATTTGCAAGGAACTGCTCGTCTCTTAAAATAGCATGGTTAGAGTGAAATGAGCCGAAACAACAACCGATAGACAAGTTGCCATGGGGAAGCAAACAGAAACACACAGTTCCCCCTCATTTAGCTCTTAGCAGCCCCTCAGTACCGCTGGCACATGGCTCAGTAGCAGGTAATAAGAGGATATGCCCTGCCAGAATGAGGCGTAGTGCATCTTCTTACCGATCTGAGCAGAGGtgggaggaaaaagtaaaacCTTGGAGTTCCCATGGCACACTCTGCCTAGGGGCAGCAGTTCCAGGCTGCTCACAGGATCTGATGCGTGGCTTGGTCCTTTCCAAAACAGCAGTCCCCAGAGTTGTCCCCTGGAGCCCAACTGCTGTTTCCAGGGAATTGGCTGGGGTAGAAGGAGTTACGTCAGCTCAACCTGTTTCCCTGAACGGATACAGTCAGTCAGTCAACCTAGATTTCTCCTCCAAAAACTGCATAAGAAAAAGAACCTGCAACATTTTGATTTAAGTACTCCAGGTTTGCTCAGGGTTTGTTTGTCTTCAAAAGaactcattttattttgttttcgtGGAACATTTTCAGCCTTTGGAAACAAGATAAAATTTTATTCTCTGAATTTTTACTTCTAACTTTCCTTCCCTAGCCTTCctcctcattttctctctccatctcaccactcaattaggaaaaaaaaggcaaggttaAGGTGTTTGACAGTAcagaaaaacctcaaaacttgcaatatttttttccaagatagaAGATATAAGCTGTGAAAAGCAGGGTTTCTcacattttcttccattaatcTTACCTGCTCCCTACCTCTCTCAACAAGAACAAacctttttcagtggaaaaaagggGTAATaggaagttttaaaagaaagaaaaaggggaaaatatccTACCCTTCAACtacaattttttaaattccaaaaccaaaataaccttACACTTTACGTTAGCATTAAACAATAATTAGTTTTATCCCAAAACTACGTGTTTGTTCATGTCTAGCTTCCTAGACAGGTGAtgtgaaaagcattttgaaaatcacTGCTTTCCACACAGGATGAAACtattttccagagaaaatcaTTCTTACCAGATAGATTTGACCAATTTGAGTGATTGCTCGCATTCTGAACACTTCCACATAAATAACATTACATGGAAATAATTGTAAAATCTTTCAAGATCTTAACAGTCAGTGCAAGTCTGCCAGAGAGGCACCACCTGCACATGTGTGATCCGAACTCAACGAGTGACAGGCCTCACACGCAGCTCTCGCTTGTACGTTCCCGAACACACCCCAACGAACAACATTTTATATAACGACACAGCTCATGCAGTAGTACTGGACAAAACCCTTGTGTGCTGGGTTACTAACCACTAAGCAGTCTTCAGAGGGTATGAGTTTCCTCAAACAACTTCTTTATCAAAAGCCTCACCTTTGTACAACTCAGGGCTGTTGTACACTAGAAGGCTCTCTTGCTGGCCAAGGGACACGCTGGCTGTGTTTTCCTGCTCCTCTGTTGCAAAAGGGAAGCTTGAAATCTGTCTGTATTGCCCAGAACTCTTCAGATTTTCAGATCAGTCTCAAAAAATCACTGCTGGCACTTTGGAAGAAAAGGATGCCACCAAGCCCTTCAGCACTGTTGCTGCTTTCCTTACTGCTAATGACCGAGTCCCTTTTTGCCTGAATCTAGAGTGGAATCACCGCTGGAGGATGTTCGATTCAGCATGAGATTCAAGCAGCTCATCTAAATGCACACTTCAGTCTCAGAGACAACAGTATTTTAACATCACACCTTATCCACACCATGAATTCTGATAGGTTTCACTCAAAAATGCACCAGAGTGGAGTATTTTTAACAAGTTCTGGCCTGCAGTTTATCGTGGAGAAATTTATAAAACATGTGCaagaaaagttcttttaaaatcttGCCAAGTTGTTTGGAGAAAAGCTTCTGTAAGCTAGAAACTTTCTGCACTCTCATGAGGCCATTCTTCAGAGTGCGCTTTCAGTATGTGAGCGCACTCAAATGGTACAAATACCTCAGGAACTCTCCAGAAGGAAAGTAAAATAGAATTTGCCTTTTGCTGAGCGCGGAAGGAAAAAAGGCACATAAATGTGAGAAAAGGCAGCAACTTTGTTCTTATGATTTTggctctgtcctggtttgagccacgtaggactaatttctcttctagtgcttgggaaaactgcacttttagaagactctggtgtctgaatttgtgaaaatatttacttcatagccaaCTAGGCTATgcgggattcaaggtctcagtgttttcgagccttgccaggtgcggggatgaggaggagcgaggcctgggcatttgacccaggctggccaacaggattatttcataccatgaacgtcacatccgatataaattagaaagtttgctgagaaggtctctctctcccttgatggctgcgatccaGAGAACtccctgccccggtgccggactcccttcctcctgaagccgtagtgctcacagtgtctgacatttgctgtccactgctgggagtgcagtttcctgctgatagaatttgtctgagtataatccttgtatatcttatattattatcgggatcaatactggttctttagtattattgttaattattttgtcttatcctattaaatctatttatatttcaaccctcgtgtttccttgttttccctgattctccttcccaggtggggaggggtcatcgggtgatagaataattgtctaaacgacaataaattgttatggatTTTTCAAACCATAACAGCCTTTTGTAATTAATTTGGGGAAGTAGACTCTATTAAATGCAACAGAAGTAGTAAGAACAAAAGCCAAATTATTTCTGATATCAAACATGATTAGTTTAGATCAAAGCCTGAGATTGTAGCTATCTGTAAGAACAGAAGACTGGATACAACCTTGAAGGTCTGTTTTCTAGTTCCTCTGGTTGATCCTTTGATAATTTGGGGGCTCTCATAAGGAGACTTAGAAATATCATGCAGCCACAAAGGATTAATTTAAAGGCTCTGGCACTGGTTAATTTATTCAGATAGTATGCCTTCATTTCTGTTACGTCCTATTCTCCTAGGGTTCGTTTGTTACAGACAATGATGCCACACGCTGCGTAAATATGAACCCAATTTCAAGAGGATAGCCCTGTCCTGCAAGCACAGAGCTTATGTTCCCCTGGCACCAAAGTCAATTGACCAAAGCAATTTCACTGGAGGGAAGAATACAGTGTTTTCCCACATCAGTTCCTAAAATAGTAAATTACTATTTATGTAATTTAGTAAAAaactatttataaaatgttttttaaaaagcgttAAGAAAGACAACAGAATCGACTCGGTTTCCTCGCTGATCTCTTCCtgttaattcctttaaaattccttcccttcttaaaaaaataaacaggtatAAATTCTGCTGGGATATTCTTTGAATGCCACAGCTTTTTTGGAGCCATCCTGGAGCCATTCCAGCTTTTTGAAAGCAAGAAAACTCTCAGGGGTATGttctaattttgtattttagagAGGTGAGGGGAAGGTCATCAGTCCTTTTCATAACTGTATGGCTATAATCTGATCGATTGTCCTTGCCCTGTATGAAAAGGTCCCTTGCTAAAAGAATGCAACAGCTCTTTTCTGTAGCATGGGCAGAGCATATTTTCTGCTTCTATTTTACTATACACAGTCTGGAAGTTCAAGGTATTTTGGTACTCTAGTTCAacacaaattaatctttttcatttttcagaaacttCACTGCTTTTTACCTGTAGCTCATGCCCTGATGTCCACACATGCCACCACGTATCTGCTCCAGCGCTGCTTTCATCACCTCTAGCTCTATACATGCTAGCTCTCGCGTTCAACAAGACTGGTAAATCAAGTGTGTCCTGAGAGTGGtgcgtggggggaaaaaaagcagtactgCAGCGTACTGGAACATAGCTGATGGAGAAGCCAGTGTAAAATCCAAGCTATCAAGCCCTGCAGAAGCCTAAGGAAAAACTCTCCAAACTATAGGAGTCATTAGGAGGCAGGCTGCTACCAAAAACCTCTGGCAGAGAATTTCTTCATGCCCTGCACACCATAGCAAGCTCTGTGTTTGGCACAATGCAGGCTGAAGCACACAGCCATTGGAAATAAGGCATTTATGGCTGAATTTGTGGAATCACTTGCCATAGGATATCAGTTTAACTCTTGGTCTAAGATGGATCATGTTTTACAGCACTATACATTTCCATTATGGAcgtagcatttaaaaatattttgcagtaggCTACatagggaaaaaatggaaaagtctgCTAAATAGGGGTCACTGGTGGACAAATTTTCATGGAAAGTGCTAAAAGAAAGTACAATAGCGGTGTtataaagaaaagcaagcagtggATCAAGTAGActtgtcatagaatggtttaggtttgaagggaccttgaagaccatctagtcccaacccccctgccatggccacggacacctcccactggactaGAAGAAACATATCCTGTCGTTTGATTAAACGTAGAAGCACATAGGTTGGTCTGAATTAGTTCGTGCTTTTAGACGTATCTAGGTCACAGTGGGCTTAACGTAGCATTGCTCCCATTAGGAACGGTATTACAGATGTGCCCAGGAACGCTGAGAATGATCCCATGGCCTGTTCTGGAGAGTGCTGTACAAACATTCAAGAAGATGGAGTCCCTACCTGGAGGACATTATTGTAATTAAAGCATGATGCAAGTACTGGGTGTAACAAACAAATGGAGAACGGGGCACAGCAATGATAGGAAAGTGTAGGTGGAGAAACAGGTTATGATGTACAGTTAGAGTGACTAAACATAACAAAACGAAACATAGGAGTGAGAGCAAGAAGAGGAATATTCAACACTGATTAAGTGTCACGACTGACTCACACGAAATGGCAGTCAGTCACCCCAGGACAGCGTTGCATCTCATTTCTATGGTGCTAAACAGTAACATATTAATAAGCAGTCTTTCCTAGCACATATATGGCCATGCACACAGCCTTTACCTTCCTCCTTCAGGTAACTGTCCAAAAGATCTTTTCCTGTCATGAGAGATACCTCCTGAGCATCACTTCTTGTGAGGTTGCAAGCCCTCTTTTTGTCTCAGCACAGTCCTAAAACTCTGATCAACTCACCATTGTTCATGGCCGTGTCAGAGGGTGCTGGAGGGTGCTCAAA contains these protein-coding regions:
- the SLC19A2 gene encoding thiamine transporter 1 → MAGPWGGRLTRRSSQVGGGGGGCCWALPTGLLCAYGFFCSVRPSEPFLTRYLLGPHKNLSETQVFNEIYPVWTYCYLALLFPVFLATDYLRYKPVILLQGLSLIVTWFMLLYAQGLWAVQFLEFFYGMGTATDIAYYSYIYSVVDINLYQKVTSYCRSATLVGYTVGSVSGQVLVSVAGWSLFSLNVISLTSVSIAFGTAWFLPMPQKSLFFHHVSSQQLGWEMKVMDCKNGSAVQDHPAVQRAPGWEDETKVPLNGEGHSAEKQEQKVDIVKVLKDLWRDFLQCYSSRTMLCWSVWWALSTCGYFQVINYAQGLWEMVLPSHNAEIYNGAVEAASTLLGAVAVFAVGHIKTSWAMWGEVALALFSFLIAAAVYIMDTVRNIWVCYASYVVFRIIYMLLITIATFQIATNLTVERYALVFGVNTFIALALQTVLTLIVVDASGLGLDIFTQFMIYASYFAAISLVFLGSGIYSIMRAYRRQKQMRSRSPESQ